A DNA window from Xanthomonas campestris pv. campestris str. ATCC 33913 contains the following coding sequences:
- a CDS encoding PQQ-dependent sugar dehydrogenase, with translation MNAPVLKLARWPLPLLTAAVLAACGDTATLEIAQGTGPNPQLPEPVKRLIPTVKVAPVKRWAANAKPIAADDLQVNAFARDLDHPRWVYVLPNGDVLVAETAEPPKPDDAGGGGLRKKVQGAMMKKAGAVVPSANRITLLRDADGDGVAEVRTQFISGLFSPFGMALVGDRFYVANADALVSFPYAPGDTHITAKPTFVANLPGGLNHHWTKSLLASADGSKLYVGVGSNSNVAENGMEAELNRAAILEIDPATGSSRVFASGLRNPVGTAWEPQSQSLWVVVNERDEIGSDLVPDYLTSVRDGGFYGWPYSYYGQHVDERVEPQNAELVAKAIKPDYALGPHTASLGLSFASGSLLPQRFRQGAFIGQHGSWNRDPPSGYKVIFVPFANGKPAGNPITVLDGFLDAEGNAQGRPVGVTPDNSGALLVADDVGNVIWRVTPKTR, from the coding sequence ATGAATGCTCCCGTCTTGAAGCTCGCCCGTTGGCCGCTGCCGCTGCTGACCGCCGCCGTGCTCGCCGCCTGCGGCGATACCGCCACGCTTGAGATCGCACAGGGCACCGGGCCGAATCCGCAATTGCCCGAACCGGTGAAACGGCTGATCCCCACCGTCAAGGTGGCACCGGTCAAGCGGTGGGCCGCCAACGCCAAGCCGATCGCTGCCGACGATCTGCAGGTCAATGCGTTCGCGCGTGATCTGGATCACCCGCGCTGGGTGTATGTGCTGCCCAACGGCGACGTGCTGGTGGCCGAAACCGCCGAACCGCCCAAGCCCGACGATGCCGGCGGCGGTGGCCTGCGCAAGAAAGTGCAGGGCGCGATGATGAAGAAAGCCGGCGCGGTGGTGCCCAGCGCCAACCGCATCACCTTGCTGCGCGATGCCGATGGCGACGGTGTGGCAGAAGTGCGCACGCAGTTCATCAGCGGCCTGTTTTCGCCGTTCGGCATGGCGCTGGTGGGCGATCGTTTCTACGTGGCCAATGCCGATGCGCTGGTGAGTTTTCCGTATGCGCCCGGCGACACCCACATCACCGCCAAGCCGACCTTCGTGGCCAATTTGCCGGGCGGCCTCAACCATCACTGGACCAAGTCGCTGCTGGCCAGCGCCGATGGCAGCAAGCTGTATGTGGGTGTGGGTTCCAACAGCAACGTGGCAGAGAACGGCATGGAGGCCGAGCTCAATCGCGCTGCCATCCTGGAGATCGACCCGGCCACCGGCAGCAGCCGCGTGTTCGCCAGCGGCCTGCGCAACCCGGTCGGCACCGCCTGGGAGCCGCAGAGCCAATCCTTATGGGTGGTGGTCAACGAGCGCGATGAAATCGGCAGCGATCTGGTGCCCGATTACCTCACCTCGGTGCGCGACGGCGGTTTCTACGGCTGGCCGTACAGCTACTACGGGCAGCACGTGGACGAACGCGTGGAGCCGCAAAATGCCGAGCTGGTGGCCAAGGCGATCAAGCCGGATTATGCGCTGGGCCCGCACACCGCCTCGCTGGGGCTGAGTTTCGCCAGTGGCAGCCTGTTGCCACAGCGTTTCCGCCAGGGCGCCTTCATCGGCCAGCACGGCTCGTGGAATCGCGACCCGCCCAGTGGCTACAAGGTCATCTTCGTGCCGTTTGCCAACGGCAAACCCGCCGGCAACCCGATCACGGTGCTGGATGGGTTCCTGGATGCCGAAGGCAATGCCCAGGGCCGGCCGGTCGGGGTGACGCCGGACAACAGCGGCGCGCTGCTGGTGGCGGATGATGTGGGCAACGTGATCTGGCGGGTGACACCAAAAACGCGCTGA
- a CDS encoding DUF3247 family protein, which produces MPKYAPHVYTEQAQIATLEHWVKLLDGQERVRIELDDGSMIAGTVAVRPTIQTYRDEQEREGSNGQLRIDHLDASQEPQWIWMDRIVAVHPMPLGAPQVMP; this is translated from the coding sequence ATGCCCAAATACGCCCCCCATGTCTATACCGAACAGGCGCAGATCGCCACGCTGGAGCATTGGGTGAAGCTGCTCGACGGGCAGGAACGCGTGCGCATCGAGCTGGACGACGGCAGCATGATCGCCGGCACCGTGGCGGTGCGTCCCACCATCCAGACCTATCGCGACGAACAGGAGCGCGAAGGCAGCAATGGCCAGCTGCGCATCGACCATCTGGATGCCTCGCAGGAGCCGCAATGGATCTGGATGGATCGCATCGTGGCGGTGCATCCGATGCCGCTGGGCGCCCCGCAAGTCATGCCCTGA
- a CDS encoding PAS domain-containing hybrid sensor histidine kinase/response regulator produces MDPDLSTSALSPESIVAASAPVAEPTLDSGMYREIFDNVDAGFCIIDMVFEGDRPTDYIFRVTNEAFQRYTGLSEVANVSMRSLRADHEQEWFDRYGHVALTGNRIHFEMQAKALNRWYSVDAFRVGPPELKRVAVLFMDITERKRVERELAESEARFSALADGLPMPVWVLDAQGVVRFVNSAYGEFFGVDISSGTVSAWSELLHPEDVPVFQFELAASLEEQRGLHALVRARRHDGQWRWIEMTATPRYSADGRFIGLAGSSPDVTEQREIALAREQLLESERSARNEAESMARLKDEFLATLSHELRTPLTTILGWSELLLQRVEEGHPNYKGLSVIASSARAQKRLISDMLDLSSMLLGKVQLEVESLDLAEQVREALGAQEPVAEGKDQVLQLHVPPTPCLVLGDATRLQQVFWNLLSNAIKFTPAHGRIDVTVEHDDGHFIVSVRDSGDGIASEFLPHLFGRFRQADATTTRQHGGLGLGLAIVQQLVEMHGGQVGATSGGRGKGATFTVRLPEHQPDQAKRPRLELRRRLMSEQIVEARALNGLRLLAVEDQPDMLDYLRRLLEEQGAEVVTAGSATDALALIDHRGYARFDLMLTDIGMPGMDGYGLIRTVRENMGLDATALPAVAVTALARDDDRQRALASGFQEHLAKPYSVAQLVTAVRAAREPAE; encoded by the coding sequence GTGGACCCTGATTTGAGCACTTCAGCCCTCAGCCCCGAATCGATCGTCGCCGCATCGGCGCCCGTCGCAGAGCCGACGCTGGATTCGGGCATGTACCGCGAAATCTTCGACAACGTGGACGCCGGCTTCTGCATCATCGACATGGTGTTTGAAGGCGACCGGCCCACCGATTACATCTTCCGCGTCACCAACGAGGCATTCCAGCGCTACACCGGCCTGTCCGAGGTCGCCAATGTCTCGATGCGCAGCCTGCGCGCCGATCATGAGCAGGAATGGTTCGACCGCTACGGGCATGTGGCGCTAACCGGCAACCGCATCCACTTTGAAATGCAGGCCAAGGCGCTGAACCGCTGGTACTCGGTGGACGCGTTTCGGGTGGGGCCGCCGGAGCTCAAGCGGGTGGCCGTGCTGTTCATGGACATCACCGAGCGCAAGCGCGTGGAGCGCGAGCTGGCCGAAAGCGAGGCGCGCTTCAGCGCGCTGGCCGACGGCCTGCCGATGCCGGTCTGGGTGCTCGATGCGCAAGGTGTGGTGCGTTTCGTCAATAGCGCCTATGGCGAATTTTTCGGCGTGGATATTTCCAGCGGTACCGTGTCGGCCTGGAGCGAACTGCTGCATCCAGAAGACGTGCCGGTGTTCCAGTTTGAGTTGGCGGCCTCGCTGGAAGAACAGCGCGGCCTGCACGCGCTGGTGCGCGCGCGCCGCCACGACGGCCAGTGGCGTTGGATCGAAATGACCGCCACTCCGCGTTATTCCGCAGACGGCCGTTTCATTGGCCTGGCGGGCAGCAGCCCGGACGTGACCGAACAGCGCGAAATCGCCCTGGCGCGTGAGCAACTGCTCGAATCCGAGCGCAGTGCCCGCAACGAGGCCGAAAGCATGGCGCGGCTCAAGGACGAGTTCCTGGCCACCTTGTCGCACGAGCTGCGCACGCCGCTCACCACCATCCTGGGCTGGAGCGAGCTGCTGTTGCAGCGGGTCGAAGAGGGCCACCCGAACTACAAGGGCCTGTCGGTCATCGCCAGCAGCGCCCGCGCGCAAAAACGCCTGATCTCCGACATGCTCGACCTCAGCAGCATGCTGCTGGGCAAGGTGCAGCTGGAAGTGGAATCGCTGGATCTGGCCGAGCAGGTGCGCGAAGCCCTGGGCGCGCAGGAGCCGGTGGCCGAGGGCAAGGATCAGGTCCTGCAGCTGCATGTGCCGCCCACACCGTGTCTGGTGCTGGGCGATGCCACTCGGCTGCAGCAGGTGTTCTGGAATCTGTTGTCCAACGCGATCAAGTTCACGCCCGCGCACGGCCGCATCGATGTGACCGTGGAGCACGACGACGGCCACTTCATCGTTTCGGTGCGCGATTCCGGCGACGGCATCGCTTCGGAATTCCTGCCGCATCTGTTCGGCCGGTTCCGCCAGGCCGACGCCACCACCACCCGTCAGCACGGCGGCCTGGGCCTGGGCCTGGCCATCGTGCAGCAGCTGGTGGAAATGCATGGCGGCCAGGTCGGTGCCACCAGCGGCGGGCGCGGCAAGGGAGCCACCTTCACCGTGCGCCTGCCCGAGCATCAGCCCGACCAGGCCAAGCGGCCGCGGCTTGAGCTGCGTCGGCGGCTGATGTCCGAGCAGATCGTGGAAGCGCGCGCGCTCAATGGCCTGCGCTTGCTGGCGGTGGAAGACCAGCCGGACATGCTCGACTATCTGCGCCGCCTGCTGGAAGAGCAGGGTGCCGAAGTGGTGACCGCCGGCAGCGCCACCGATGCGTTGGCCCTGATCGACCACCGGGGCTATGCACGCTTCGATCTGATGCTCACCGACATCGGCATGCCGGGCATGGACGGCTACGGGCTGATCCGCACCGTGCGCGAGAACATGGGCCTGGATGCGACCGCATTGCCGGCGGTGGCGGTCACTGCGTTGGCACGCGACGACGATCGCCAGCGCGCGCTGGCCTCCGGCTTTCAGGAACATTTGGCCAAGCCCTACAGCGTGGCGCAGTTGGTGACCGCGGTGCGCGCCGCACGCGAACCGGCCGAATGA
- a CDS encoding DUF3016 domain-containing protein, whose amino-acid sequence MKRLLVSSATLLLAGLLASTGATAGVRNVTDPEAPRALSSDGPVQVRWTDPAQFSDIRYSGNRWEAQRGDWVTQLATYFQRSAERQLPDGQLLSVAITDIRRAGQYEPWHGPRMQDVRVVKDIYPPRMSFEYTLTDASGAVIDQGERKLVDSAFLTSGPRVNDTDPMRFEKAMIDDWVRKQFRGDRDRNTAQR is encoded by the coding sequence ATGAAACGTTTGCTTGTGTCCAGCGCGACCCTGCTGCTCGCCGGCCTGCTTGCCAGCACCGGGGCCACCGCCGGGGTGCGCAACGTGACCGATCCGGAGGCCCCGCGCGCCCTGTCCAGCGATGGCCCGGTGCAAGTGCGCTGGACCGACCCGGCGCAGTTCTCCGATATCCGCTACAGCGGCAACCGCTGGGAAGCACAGCGCGGCGATTGGGTGACGCAGCTGGCCACCTATTTCCAGCGCAGCGCCGAGCGGCAGCTGCCGGACGGCCAACTCCTCAGCGTGGCCATCACCGATATCCGCCGCGCCGGCCAGTACGAGCCATGGCATGGCCCACGCATGCAGGACGTGCGCGTGGTCAAGGACATCTACCCGCCGCGCATGAGCTTCGAATACACGTTGACCGATGCCAGTGGCGCGGTGATCGACCAGGGCGAACGCAAGCTGGTGGATTCGGCGTTCCTGACGAGCGGCCCGCGCGTGAACGACACCGACCCGATGCGCTTTGAAAAAGCGATGATCGACGACTGGGTGCGCAAGCAGTTCCGCGGCGATCGTGATCGAAATACCGCGCAGCGCTGA
- the alr gene encoding alanine racemase, translating into MRPAQALIDLDALRHNYRLARQLGGGKALAVVKADAYGHGAVRCAQALEPEADGFAVACIEEALELRQAGVRAPILLLEGFFEHDELALIAEHDLWTVVATPWQVRALAEFRSPRPLRVWLKLDSGMHRLGLSPEDFRAAWLHLRGLPQIDSLVLMTHLAQADELECSRTDEQAVAFALTCGGMRAETSLRNSPGLLGWPALRNDWSRPGLMLYGANPFPQPSELTAQLRPVMTVRSRIISVRDLPAGEPVGYGARFVAERPTRVGVVAMGYADGYPQFAPNGTPVLVDGKVCPLIGRVSMDMLTVDLTEHPHADVGTPVQLWGDAPQVSTLAAQCNVSAYQLLCGLKRVPRHYSTPAHA; encoded by the coding sequence GTGCGTCCTGCGCAAGCGTTGATCGACCTGGACGCGTTGCGTCACAACTACCGCCTGGCCCGGCAACTGGGTGGCGGCAAGGCACTGGCAGTGGTCAAGGCCGACGCCTACGGCCACGGCGCGGTGCGCTGTGCGCAGGCGCTGGAACCGGAGGCCGACGGCTTTGCGGTGGCCTGCATCGAAGAAGCGCTGGAGCTGCGCCAGGCCGGCGTGCGCGCGCCGATCCTGCTGCTGGAAGGTTTTTTCGAGCATGACGAGCTGGCGCTGATTGCCGAACACGATCTATGGACGGTGGTCGCCACGCCCTGGCAGGTGCGCGCGCTGGCCGAGTTCCGCAGCCCGCGCCCTTTGCGGGTGTGGTTGAAGCTGGACAGCGGCATGCATCGGCTCGGCCTGTCGCCGGAAGATTTTCGCGCCGCATGGCTGCATTTGCGCGGCTTGCCGCAGATCGACTCGCTGGTGCTGATGACGCATCTGGCACAGGCCGACGAGCTGGAGTGCAGCCGCACCGACGAACAGGCCGTGGCGTTCGCGCTGACCTGCGGCGGCATGCGCGCGGAAACCAGCCTGCGCAATTCGCCCGGCCTGCTCGGCTGGCCAGCGCTGCGCAACGATTGGTCACGCCCGGGGCTGATGCTGTACGGCGCCAACCCGTTCCCGCAGCCGAGCGAGCTCACCGCGCAACTGCGCCCGGTGATGACGGTGCGCTCGCGCATCATCAGCGTGCGCGACCTGCCGGCCGGCGAGCCGGTTGGCTATGGCGCGCGCTTCGTTGCCGAACGGCCCACGCGCGTGGGCGTGGTGGCGATGGGCTATGCCGACGGCTACCCGCAGTTCGCGCCCAACGGCACGCCGGTGCTGGTGGATGGCAAGGTGTGCCCGCTGATCGGCCGTGTGTCGATGGACATGCTCACTGTGGATCTCACCGAGCATCCGCACGCCGATGTGGGAACGCCCGTGCAGCTGTGGGGCGACGCGCCGCAGGTGAGCACGTTGGCCGCGCAGTGCAATGTCAGTGCATACCAGCTGCTGTGTGGACTCAAGCGCGTTCCGCGTCACTACAGCACCCCTGCACACGCGTAA
- a CDS encoding D-amino acid dehydrogenase: MRVLILGSGVIGTTTAWYLAQSGCEVTVVDRQPASGLETSYANAGQLSFGYTSPWAAPGVPGKAVKWLFEQHAPLSIRPTRDLRQLAWLSQMLRNCTAERYAVNKARMVRLSDYSRDCLNALRASTGLEFEGRQLGTTQLFRTQQQLDAAAQDIEVLAQYGVPYELLSPAQIAQYEPGLAGGGAQMAGALHLPEDQTGDCRLFTQRLADLATQAGVQFRYGQQIERLEHAGGEITGVQIDGRLVTADRYVLALGSYSADLLLSLGLHLPVYPLKGYSLTIPIVDAQRAPTSTVLDESYKIALTRFDERIRVGGMAEVAGFDLSLNPRRRATLEMVVNDLFPGAGDLAQAEFWTGLRPATPDGTPVVGATPYANLFLNTGHGTLGWTMACGSGRYLADLMQGRTPEIDTEGLDVFRYLSTRSTRPHREAA; encoded by the coding sequence ATGCGGGTGCTCATTCTCGGTAGCGGCGTCATCGGCACCACCACCGCCTGGTATCTGGCGCAGTCCGGCTGCGAGGTCACCGTGGTGGACCGGCAACCGGCTTCCGGGCTGGAAACCAGCTACGCCAATGCCGGCCAGCTCTCCTTCGGCTACACCTCGCCGTGGGCCGCCCCCGGCGTGCCGGGCAAGGCGGTGAAGTGGCTGTTCGAACAGCATGCCCCGCTGTCGATCCGGCCCACCCGCGATCTGCGCCAGCTGGCCTGGCTCAGCCAGATGCTGCGTAACTGCACCGCCGAGCGCTACGCGGTGAACAAGGCGCGCATGGTGCGTTTGTCCGATTACAGCCGTGACTGTCTCAATGCGCTGCGTGCCAGCACCGGGCTGGAATTCGAAGGCCGTCAACTCGGCACCACCCAGCTGTTCCGTACCCAGCAGCAGCTGGACGCAGCCGCGCAGGACATCGAGGTGCTGGCGCAGTACGGCGTGCCCTACGAGCTGCTGTCCCCGGCGCAGATTGCCCAGTACGAGCCTGGCCTGGCCGGCGGTGGCGCGCAGATGGCCGGCGCTTTGCACCTGCCCGAAGACCAGACCGGCGACTGCCGGCTGTTCACCCAGCGCCTGGCCGACCTGGCCACGCAGGCCGGCGTGCAATTCCGCTATGGGCAGCAGATCGAGCGCCTGGAGCATGCCGGCGGCGAAATCACCGGCGTGCAGATCGACGGCCGCCTGGTCACCGCCGACCGCTATGTGCTGGCACTGGGCAGCTACTCGGCCGATCTGCTGCTGTCGCTGGGCCTGCATCTGCCGGTGTACCCGCTCAAGGGCTATTCGCTGACCATCCCGATCGTGGACGCGCAACGCGCGCCAACTTCCACGGTGCTGGACGAGAGCTACAAGATCGCGCTGACCCGCTTCGATGAGCGCATCCGCGTCGGGGGCATGGCCGAGGTGGCCGGCTTCGACCTGTCGTTGAATCCGCGCCGCCGCGCCACCCTGGAAATGGTGGTCAACGACCTGTTCCCCGGTGCTGGCGATCTGGCCCAGGCCGAGTTCTGGACCGGCCTGCGCCCGGCCACGCCGGACGGCACCCCGGTGGTGGGCGCCACGCCGTACGCCAACCTGTTCCTCAACACCGGCCACGGCACGCTGGGCTGGACCATGGCCTGCGGCTCCGGCCGCTACCTGGCCGACCTGATGCAGGGCCGCACGCCCGAGATCGATACCGAAGGCCTGGACGTGTTCCGTTATCTGTCCACGCGCAGCACGCGCCCGCACCGGGAGGCCGCGTAG
- a CDS encoding Lrp/AsnC ligand binding domain-containing protein, translating into MATRARELDKIDRKLLRILQQEGRISFTELGERVGLSTTPCTERVRRLERDGAITGYYARLDPHYLKASLLVFVEISLAYKSGDIFEEFRRAALKLPNVLECHLVSGDFDYLLKARISEMASYRKLLGSTLLTLPHVRESKSYIVMEEVKETLALPIEG; encoded by the coding sequence ATGGCCACCCGCGCGCGTGAGCTGGACAAGATCGACCGCAAGCTCCTGCGCATCCTGCAGCAGGAGGGCCGGATTTCCTTTACCGAACTGGGCGAACGGGTGGGTTTGTCCACTACGCCCTGCACCGAGCGCGTGCGCCGGCTGGAGCGCGATGGCGCCATCACCGGCTATTACGCGCGCTTGGATCCGCACTACCTCAAGGCCAGCCTGCTGGTGTTCGTGGAGATCAGCCTGGCCTACAAATCCGGCGACATCTTCGAAGAATTTCGCCGCGCCGCGCTCAAGCTGCCCAACGTGCTGGAGTGCCATCTGGTCTCGGGGGATTTCGATTACCTGCTCAAGGCCCGCATCAGCGAGATGGCCTCGTACCGCAAGTTGCTAGGCAGCACCTTGCTGACCCTGCCGCACGTGCGCGAATCCAAGAGCTATATCGTAATGGAAGAGGTGAAGGAGACGCTGGCGTTGCCGATTGAGGGGTAG
- the msrB gene encoding peptide-methionine (R)-S-oxide reductase MsrB — MSQFDLTPPSPAQRDALIAGLSDEEQRVLLHHGTEAPFCGVFLDNKLDGVYTCRLCGLPLFRSNAKFDSGTGWPSFFAPYDPAHVREIRDTGYGMIRTEIVCARCDSHLGHVFPDGPPPTGERHCLNSVSLAFTEDGQPLPNPLQRAGADTQPA, encoded by the coding sequence ATGAGCCAGTTCGACCTCACCCCGCCCTCCCCCGCCCAGCGCGATGCCCTGATTGCCGGGCTCAGCGACGAGGAGCAGCGCGTGCTGTTGCACCACGGCACCGAGGCCCCGTTCTGCGGTGTGTTCCTGGACAACAAGCTCGACGGGGTCTACACCTGCCGCCTGTGCGGGCTGCCGCTGTTCCGCTCCAATGCCAAGTTCGATTCCGGCACCGGTTGGCCCAGCTTCTTTGCGCCCTACGACCCGGCGCATGTGCGCGAGATCCGCGATACCGGTTACGGCATGATCCGCACCGAAATCGTCTGCGCGCGCTGCGACAGCCACCTGGGCCACGTGTTTCCCGACGGTCCGCCGCCCACCGGCGAGCGCCACTGCCTCAATTCGGTCTCGCTGGCGTTCACCGAAGACGGCCAGCCGCTGCCCAATCCGCTGCAGCGTGCAGGCGCCGACACCCAACCGGCCTGA
- a CDS encoding MliC family protein, with protein MHPVSPLRLASLLALALALTSCNGNDRPPAAADSPAAGSTPAIIDASVGGPPPRPAGVSPTAPTPAPSATAQWRCGEQVVGVHTDAATQAVQLNVNGRTLLLTHADAPTGARYADIHGNAFWAHAGEATLTLAGGEAVKCTQADASGVG; from the coding sequence ATGCACCCGGTCTCCCCGCTACGCCTGGCCAGCCTGCTCGCCCTGGCCCTGGCCCTGACAAGCTGCAACGGCAACGATCGCCCGCCTGCCGCAGCCGACTCACCAGCGGCCGGCAGCACGCCGGCCATCATCGACGCCAGCGTGGGCGGCCCGCCGCCCCGCCCGGCGGGCGTCTCCCCAACCGCGCCAACTCCCGCTCCATCGGCCACTGCGCAGTGGCGCTGCGGCGAGCAGGTGGTGGGCGTGCATACGGATGCGGCGACCCAGGCCGTGCAGCTGAACGTGAACGGCCGCACCCTACTGCTCACGCATGCCGACGCCCCGACTGGCGCCCGCTACGCGGACATCCACGGCAACGCCTTCTGGGCGCACGCGGGCGAGGCAACGCTAACGCTGGCGGGCGGCGAGGCCGTCAAATGCACGCAGGCGGACGCGAGCGGCGTGGGCTGA
- the motA gene encoding flagellar motor stator protein MotA — MLIIIGFIVVIVSVLGGYVLSHGKLGALWQPYELMIIGGAALGAFLVSTPGKIVKETLTGVMGVFKGPQYKSDDYKDTLSLIYELLNKARRDGFMALEDHVEKPQDSTIFGTYPKVLADHHLLDFITDCLRLMIGSNIEPHELEPLLELELEKHHHEALAPAHALSKVSDGLPGFGIVAAVLGIVITMGSIGGPIEEIGHHVGAALVGTFLGILLAYGFVSPLSAAMEARAEQDGRIYEAVKTALLACLRGYNPKIALEFARKTLPSNVRPSFGDFETHLKTIK, encoded by the coding sequence ATGCTCATCATCATCGGCTTCATCGTCGTCATCGTCAGTGTCCTCGGCGGCTATGTGCTGTCGCACGGAAAGCTGGGCGCATTGTGGCAACCGTACGAGCTGATGATCATCGGCGGCGCGGCGCTGGGCGCGTTCCTGGTGAGCACGCCAGGCAAGATCGTCAAGGAAACGTTGACCGGCGTCATGGGCGTGTTCAAGGGCCCGCAGTACAAGTCCGACGACTACAAGGACACCCTGAGCCTGATTTACGAGTTGTTGAACAAGGCCCGCCGCGACGGCTTCATGGCCCTGGAAGACCATGTCGAAAAGCCGCAGGACAGCACCATCTTCGGCACCTATCCCAAGGTGCTGGCCGATCACCATCTGCTGGACTTCATCACCGACTGCCTGCGCCTGATGATCGGCAGCAACATCGAGCCGCACGAGCTGGAGCCGCTGCTCGAGCTGGAACTGGAAAAGCATCACCACGAAGCCCTGGCACCGGCGCATGCGCTGAGCAAGGTGTCCGATGGCCTGCCCGGCTTCGGCATCGTGGCGGCGGTACTCGGCATCGTGATCACCATGGGCTCGATTGGCGGGCCGATCGAAGAGATCGGCCACCACGTCGGCGCTGCACTGGTCGGCACCTTCCTTGGCATCCTGCTGGCGTATGGCTTCGTGTCGCCGTTGTCGGCGGCGATGGAAGCGCGCGCCGAGCAGGACGGGCGCATCTACGAAGCGGTCAAGACCGCGCTGCTGGCCTGCCTGCGTGGCTACAACCCGAAGATTGCGCTGGAATTCGCGCGCAAGACCCTGCCCTCCAACGTGCGCCCGAGCTTCGGTGATTTCGAAACGCACCTGAAGACGATCAAGTAG
- the motB gene encoding flagellar motor protein MotB, protein MAEGKSTVIIRRVKKVQGGGHHGGAWKVAFADFVTAMMAFFLVLWLMAATTKEQRAAISEYFRNPSPLSGKSPAPSPGMNGPGGASTSMIKLGGTADMAKGQKDEMGRKRDNAADTDVDSRAKDKKRLEALMQDLKEAIDKSQALEPFKDQLLLDLTPDGLRIQIVDKQNRPMFDIGRDQLKPYTVDILRELSSFINQVPNHISITGHTDTTAYSSDAGYTNWELSADRANAARRALVGGGMADAKVTRVVGLSSSVLFDKTNPQNPINRRISIVVMTQDAEQAALAGSDQGVALGKPIPDADTHVPDLSGAAATGTATVGTPAAAGSSTMAPAPAAAGTATPVPAPAAAGTKPAPPRVSSSAQVASAAALAKAAEAAIAAPRVATSESAQPN, encoded by the coding sequence ATGGCCGAGGGCAAATCCACCGTCATCATCCGACGGGTCAAGAAGGTCCAGGGCGGCGGCCACCATGGCGGCGCCTGGAAGGTGGCGTTCGCCGACTTTGTGACCGCGATGATGGCCTTCTTCCTGGTGCTGTGGCTGATGGCGGCCACCACCAAGGAACAGCGCGCGGCGATCTCCGAATATTTCCGCAATCCCAGCCCGCTGTCCGGCAAATCGCCGGCGCCCTCGCCCGGCATGAACGGGCCCGGCGGCGCCAGCACCTCGATGATCAAGCTCGGCGGCACCGCCGACATGGCCAAGGGGCAGAAGGACGAAATGGGCCGCAAGCGCGACAACGCCGCCGATACCGACGTGGATAGCCGCGCCAAGGACAAGAAGCGCCTGGAAGCGCTGATGCAGGACCTGAAGGAAGCCATCGACAAGAGCCAGGCGCTGGAGCCGTTCAAGGACCAGTTGCTGCTCGACCTCACGCCCGACGGCCTGCGCATCCAGATCGTGGACAAGCAGAACCGCCCGATGTTCGACATCGGCCGCGACCAGCTCAAGCCCTACACGGTGGACATCCTGCGCGAGCTCTCCAGCTTCATCAATCAGGTGCCCAACCACATCAGCATCACCGGCCACACCGACACCACCGCCTACAGCAGCGATGCCGGTTACACCAACTGGGAACTCAGCGCCGACCGCGCCAACGCCGCCCGCCGCGCGCTGGTGGGCGGTGGCATGGCCGATGCCAAGGTGACCCGCGTGGTGGGGCTGTCCTCGTCGGTGCTGTTCGACAAGACCAACCCGCAGAACCCGATCAACCGCCGCATCAGCATCGTGGTGATGACCCAGGACGCCGAGCAGGCGGCCCTGGCCGGCAGTGACCAGGGCGTGGCACTGGGCAAGCCCATTCCCGATGCCGACACCCATGTGCCGGACCTGAGCGGCGCTGCCGCCACCGGGACCGCCACGGTGGGCACACCTGCAGCGGCCGGAAGCAGCACAATGGCACCTGCACCGGCCGCTGCCGGCACCGCAACGCCGGTGCCTGCGCCTGCTGCGGCCGGCACCAAGCCAGCGCCGCCGCGGGTGTCGTCCAGCGCGCAGGTGGCCTCGGCGGCCGCGCTCGCCAAGGCAGCCGAAGCGGCCATCGCCGCGCCACGGGTGGCCACCAGCGAGTCGGCACAGCCGAACTGA
- a CDS encoding DUF4031 domain-containing protein, whose product MAVYVDDAVHLWRDQRWAHLLGDTLDELHAMAARLGIPRRAFQNKLSGAHYDVPAPLRTEAISLGAIAISRHTDRALLKALIANARAQARGEVP is encoded by the coding sequence GTGGCCGTCTACGTCGACGATGCCGTGCACCTGTGGCGCGACCAGCGCTGGGCGCACCTGCTCGGCGATACCTTGGACGAGCTGCATGCAATGGCGGCGCGGCTGGGCATTCCCCGCCGCGCCTTCCAGAACAAACTCAGCGGCGCGCACTACGACGTGCCCGCCCCGCTACGCACCGAGGCGATCTCCCTCGGCGCCATCGCCATCTCCCGCCACACCGACCGCGCCCTGCTCAAGGCGCTGATCGCCAATGCGCGCGCGCAGGCCCGGGGGGAGGTGCCTTGA